The Terriglobales bacterium genome contains a region encoding:
- a CDS encoding MoxR family ATPase, with protein MAPQTMPVIAQRAGKLEAALRTVIRGKDDVIRLALVGVVARGHLLIEDVPGVGKTTLGHALARALDCKFQRIQFTSDMLPSDVLGISIYSPLEQKFEFKPGPVFANVLLADEINRTTPKTQSALLEAMNEGQVTVDSHSYPLPQPFIVIATQNPVEHHGTYPLPESQMDRFLMRVRMGYPDAESERGILRSEAGAARLENLEAVMTAADMLAMQQEATRVRVDDALVTYTLAIVQKTRDSEYLSLGVSPRGALMLYRAAQALAFLEGRDFATPADFKSLAIPVFAHRVVANARYSSTLKTSEQSEHVLREIVESVAVPV; from the coding sequence ATGGCACCGCAAACCATGCCGGTGATCGCCCAGCGCGCGGGGAAGCTCGAAGCCGCGCTGCGCACCGTGATCCGCGGCAAGGACGACGTCATCCGCCTGGCGCTGGTGGGGGTGGTGGCGCGCGGGCACCTGCTGATCGAAGACGTCCCCGGCGTGGGCAAGACCACGCTCGGCCACGCGCTGGCCCGCGCGCTGGATTGCAAGTTCCAGCGCATCCAGTTCACCAGCGACATGCTGCCCTCGGACGTGCTGGGCATCTCCATCTACTCGCCGCTGGAGCAGAAGTTCGAGTTCAAGCCTGGGCCGGTCTTCGCTAACGTGCTGCTGGCCGATGAGATCAACCGCACCACGCCCAAGACGCAGTCGGCGCTGCTCGAGGCCATGAACGAAGGCCAGGTCACGGTGGACAGCCACAGCTATCCCCTGCCCCAGCCCTTTATCGTCATCGCCACGCAGAATCCCGTGGAGCACCATGGGACGTATCCCTTGCCCGAATCGCAGATGGACCGCTTCCTGATGCGGGTGCGCATGGGATATCCGGACGCGGAGAGCGAGCGCGGCATCCTGCGCTCGGAGGCGGGCGCGGCGCGCCTGGAGAATCTGGAAGCAGTGATGACCGCTGCCGACATGCTGGCCATGCAGCAGGAGGCCACCCGGGTGCGCGTGGACGATGCGCTGGTGACCTACACCCTGGCCATCGTGCAGAAGACGCGCGACTCGGAGTATCTCTCGCTCGGCGTTTCGCCGCGCGGGGCGCTCATGCTTTACCGCGCCGCCCAGGCCCTGGCCTTCCTGGAAGGACGTGACTTCGCCACTCCCGCCGACTTCAAGTCGCTGGCCATCCCCGTCTTCGCCCACCGCGTGGTGGCGAACGCCCGCTACTCCTCGACCCTCAAGACATCGGAGCAGTCGGAGCATGTTCTGCGGGAGATTGTGGAGAGCGTCGCCGTGCCGGTATGA
- a CDS encoding DUF933 domain-containing protein — MKTGIIGLPQVGKTSLFKILTKAHVDAHGREAHLGVAKVPDDRLDRLAALYNPRNLMHAAVEYVDVAAIGQEALKDTAYATALRSVDSLAHVLRAFDDPAVPHVGEIDPPRDLARVELDLIINDLGQMEKRLERLEKDLKKMKSPDLVKEHELLLRAKAHLETERPLRELEMTPEDKKRFRGFQFLSEKSLLCVLNVSESADLGKDLEGAVEKYGLGAAASRPNAGATAICGKVEAELADMSDAEAAEFLSSYHLKESGLTRLIRTTYALLGMISFFTVGEDECRAWTVPAGTRAAEAAGAIHSDLQKHFIRAETIHWDALLEAGSEANARARGTLRLEGKDYVVKDGDVVHIRHSG; from the coding sequence ATGAAAACCGGAATCATCGGACTGCCTCAAGTCGGCAAGACCTCCCTGTTCAAGATTCTGACCAAGGCGCATGTGGACGCGCACGGGCGCGAGGCGCATCTGGGCGTCGCCAAGGTCCCCGACGACCGCCTGGACAGGCTGGCGGCGCTTTACAACCCGCGCAATCTCATGCACGCCGCGGTCGAGTACGTGGACGTGGCCGCCATCGGCCAGGAAGCCCTCAAGGACACCGCCTACGCCACCGCCCTGCGCTCCGTGGACTCGCTGGCGCACGTCCTGCGCGCCTTCGACGATCCCGCCGTCCCGCACGTGGGCGAGATCGATCCCCCGCGCGACCTGGCCAGGGTGGAGTTGGACCTCATCATCAACGACCTGGGCCAGATGGAAAAGCGGCTGGAGCGGCTGGAAAAAGATCTGAAGAAGATGAAGTCGCCGGACCTGGTGAAGGAGCACGAGCTGCTGCTGCGCGCCAAGGCGCATCTGGAGACCGAGCGCCCGCTGCGCGAGCTGGAGATGACGCCGGAAGACAAGAAGCGCTTCCGCGGCTTCCAGTTCTTGAGCGAGAAGTCCCTGCTGTGCGTGCTCAACGTCAGCGAGAGCGCCGACCTGGGCAAGGATCTGGAGGGCGCGGTGGAGAAATACGGCCTGGGCGCGGCGGCGTCGCGCCCCAACGCCGGCGCCACCGCCATCTGCGGAAAGGTGGAAGCGGAATTGGCGGACATGAGCGACGCCGAGGCGGCGGAGTTCCTATCCAGCTACCACCTGAAGGAGAGCGGCCTGACGCGTCTGATCCGCACCACCTACGCCCTGCTGGGCATGATCTCCTTCTTCACCGTGGGCGAGGACGAGTGCCGCGCCTGGACGGTGCCCGCCGGCACCCGGGCCGCGGAAGCCGCGGGCGCCATCCACTCCGACCTTCAAAAGCACTTCATCCGCGCCGAAACCATCCACTGGGACGCGCTGCTCGAAGCCGGCTCCGAAGCTAACGCCCGCGCTCGCGGCACCTTGCGCCTGGAGGGGAAGGATTACGTCGTTAAGGATGGAGACGTGGTGCACATAAGGCATAGTGGATAG